The DNA window CGCTGATCGGGATGCGCAGAGTGTCGCGGAAGCGCTTCATGTCGTCCACGGTGAGCTTCTTCATCTGGTGGGTCGCGTTGCGTCCCTCGAAGCTCGGGCCGAGGCCGTAGCCCTTGACGGTCTGAGCCAGGATGACTGTGGGCTTGCCCTTGGTCTCCACAGCTGCCTGGTACGCGGCGTAGACCTTCTGGTAGTCGTGCCCGCCGCGCTTGAGGCCCCAGATCTCGTCGTCGGACATGTCCTGGACCATCTCTTTGGTCTTCGCCGCGCGGCCGAAGAAGTGCTCACGGACGAACTCGCCGGACTCTGCCTTATAGGTCTGGTAGTCGCCGTCGAGGGTCTCGTTCATGATGCGGACCAGCTCGCCGTCGTCGTCCTTGTCCAGCAGCTCGTCCCACTCACGGCCCCAGAGGACCTTGATGACGTTCCAGCCGGCGCCGCGGAAGAACCCTTCCAGCTCCTGGACGATCTTGCCGTTGCCGCGGACCGGGCCGTCGAGGCGCTGCAGGTTGCAGTTGATGACGAAGTTGAGGTTGTCCAGCTTCTCGTTGGCCGCCAGCTGCAGCAGGCCGCGCGACTCGGGCTCGTCCATCTCGCCGTCACCCAGGAAGGCCCAGACGTTCTGATCCGAGGTGTCCTTGATGCCGCGGTTGTGCAGGTAGCGGTTGAACTGCGCCTGGTAGATGGCGTTCATCGGGCCGATGCCCATCGACACGGTCGGGAACTGCCAGAACTCCGGCATCAGGCGGGGGTGCGGGTAGGAGCTCAGTCCGTTGGGCGACTTGGAGAACTCCTGGCGGAATCCGTTGAGCTGATCCTCAGTGAGCCGGCCCTCCAGGAAGGCGCGTGCGTAGTTGCCGGGGGAGGAGTGGCCCTGGAAGAAGACCTGATCACCGCCGCCGGGGTGGTCCTGGCCGCGGAAGAAGTGGTTGAGGCCCACTTCGTAGAGGGTGGAGACGCCTGCGTAGGAGGAGATGTGGCCTCCCACGCCGATGTCCTCGCGCTGGGCGCGGTGCACCATGACCGCGGCGTTCCAGCGCAGGATCCGACGGTAGCGGCGCTCCATCTCCTCATCGCCGGGGAACTCGGGCTCCTGGTCCTTCGGGATGGTGTTGACGTAGTCGGTGGTGGTGACCATCGGGTAGTCGATGGATCGTGCACCGGCACGCTGCAGCAGGGTGCGGATGATGTACTCGGCACGCTCGGTGCCGTGGGCTTCGACGAGCTGGTCGAATGACTCCAGCCATTCCTGCGTCTCCTCCGGATCGTGATCCGGAAGCTGATTCGTCAGGCCGCTGCGAATGTGGGTGTTCTCTTCACCAGCGCTCACGGGTACCTCTTTCAGAAGGGTTTCCTTGAGGCCTCCACCAGGGGTCTCCCGGCAATGGGTCCTCGTTTTCTTCACCGCAACTCTACCCGGAACGCACCGGGTTGCACTTCCCGAACGGCGAGCTGTCCGCGTAACGTATGGGGAGAACGGGCCAGCACGGCCCACCGCCGAGAACGATGCACGATCAATCGCCGTCGCAGGAGAAGAGAGAGAGGGAACCTCTGGTGAGTCAGGCTTCAGCTGCCGAGGAACCGGTCAGCGCAGCAGCAGGCCAGAAGTACGATGCGGACGCCAACGTGGTGGACACATCGGACCTGTTGGAGGAACTGGGGTTCACCAAGGAATTCCTCGTCCAGGAGATCGGCGTGGACGACGACGTCGACGATGAGTTCCGCGATGCTCTCGAGGCCGCATTGGCCGAGGAGCTGATCGATGAGGACGAGCAGGAGGTCGTCGATGCCGTGCTCCTGTGGTTCCGCGAGGGCGACGATGACCTCACCGATGCTCTGGTGGATTCGCTGACCACGTTGGACGAAGGCGGCGTGGTCTGGCTGCTGACTCCGCGCTCGGGGCGCGAGGGCTATGTGCCTCCGGTGGAGATCCAGGACGCTGCGCCCAACGCTGGGCTGCATGTGACCTCCTCCGCTGGTGTGAGCGCGAACTGGGCGGCCACCAGGCTCGTCTCGCGCAAGTGAGCAGCTCCGGCGCTGAGGCCGGCACGCTGTTGCCGGTGGGCAGCCGTGTCCCGGAGTTCACCGCTCGGAACCAGCAGGGAGAGACGGTCGGATCAGCGGATCTGGCCGGTGCGGCGTCGTGGGTGATGTTCTACCCCTTCGCCTTCAGCCGGGTCTGCGGCTCCGAACTTGCGCAGCTGCATGCCCGGTGGCCTGAGGTTCAGGCCCATGGCGTGCGTGTTCTGGCCATCAGCTGCGATCCCATGCATTCGCTGCGTGCCTATGCTGAGCTGCTGCATGACCAGGGCGGTGGTGACGGTGCGGAGCCGCTGGGCTTCGACCTGCTCAGCGACTTCTGGCCCCATGGTGAGATCTCGGCCTCCTTCGGAGCCTTCGACGCCGGCCGGGGCGCTGCCCAGCGGGTCAGCTTTTTCCTCGACGCTGAGCTGACCGTCCGCCACGTCCAGTCTGCGGAGTTCTCCCGTTCCAGGGACTTCTCTGAAGCTCTGGGGCATCTGGCCGAGCTCACCTGAGCACGCTGAGCCGATGGCGGGCCGTTCCATTATGTGGCCCTTTTCCAGCGGCGGTGCCCCCGGCGCTGGACAGGTGCAAGAATCGGCGCATGGACAGCATGGACCGTGCAATCATCGAGGCCCTGCGTGAGGACGGGCGTATCTCGAATGCCGCTCTGGCCCAGAAGGTGGGCCTGACGCCCGGGCCCTGCCTGCGCCGTGTCCAGCGGCTGGAGGCGGACGGCATCATCCTGGGCTATTCGGCCGACATCAATCCGGAGGTTCTGGGCCAGTCCTTCGAAGTGGGGCTCTCGGTGGACCTCAGATGGGGCGACCGTGAGACGGTCCAGCACTTCGAAGACACGATGGCCGGCTACGAGGAGGTGCTGGAGCTGCTGCGCCAGTTCCGCTCCCCGGACTACTACGCGAGGGTAGCTGTGGCGGACCTGCAGGCCTATGAGCATTTCCTGACCCACAAGGTGCTGACCATCCCAGGAGTTCAGGACACCGATTCGGCCTTCCCGATGAAGATCATCAAATCGCCGCGTCCGCATGCGCACATGTCGCGGTCATTCGACGACTGATCCGCGTCATCTCCGGAACCTGGTAGAACTGATCCTCGTGAGAGAACGAGGAGCGGGACTGCCGCGAGTGCTGCTGATCGCCACTGTGCTGGTGGTGGCGGCGAATCTGCGCCCCGCGATCAGCGCCGTGGGTCCGCTGCTGGAACAGATCCGGGCGGATACTGGGCTGAG is part of the Nesterenkonia lacusekhoensis genome and encodes:
- a CDS encoding DUF3052 domain-containing protein, which codes for MSQASAAEEPVSAAAGQKYDADANVVDTSDLLEELGFTKEFLVQEIGVDDDVDDEFRDALEAALAEELIDEDEQEVVDAVLLWFREGDDDLTDALVDSLTTLDEGGVVWLLTPRSGREGYVPPVEIQDAAPNAGLHVTSSAGVSANWAATRLVSRK
- a CDS encoding redoxin domain-containing protein; translated protein: MSSSGAEAGTLLPVGSRVPEFTARNQQGETVGSADLAGAASWVMFYPFAFSRVCGSELAQLHARWPEVQAHGVRVLAISCDPMHSLRAYAELLHDQGGGDGAEPLGFDLLSDFWPHGEISASFGAFDAGRGAAQRVSFFLDAELTVRHVQSAEFSRSRDFSEALGHLAELT
- a CDS encoding Lrp/AsnC family transcriptional regulator, which gives rise to MDSMDRAIIEALREDGRISNAALAQKVGLTPGPCLRRVQRLEADGIILGYSADINPEVLGQSFEVGLSVDLRWGDRETVQHFEDTMAGYEEVLELLRQFRSPDYYARVAVADLQAYEHFLTHKVLTIPGVQDTDSAFPMKIIKSPRPHAHMSRSFDD